A genome region from Populus alba chromosome 5, ASM523922v2, whole genome shotgun sequence includes the following:
- the LOC118061817 gene encoding uncharacterized protein isoform X3 encodes MEKLDVDDPSCRSTDDGADSGLEKGLERKELGEDLRLESRDVNDCSTEVDRTFAMEDSICDLENTGQNITANNNEYEEAPCEDRASPAAGEEMVSLSTEIILQENGDVLTEAAEEKQNLISEGNSGDVCQVSRGTRKHELLDGEGTCPSVPEQGTDEGENCSAATVPSQSTGIGKQRLSFSSGDSSMGRNILHQDEKSTTKSNSSCKDGKHVLEEKEAASDALPQSSLKELQDKKEDNIAITIETEVTLHSDSDIVSTGVNASPMLSEELSCYNEMIAKINCSIDATVDAPISKFNETVMDMNSGRGMDEESDVEQCETKGEESGCDVVTENGDDSGCQKVSAKVNANADSCLVHLVSEGTEGFEGKTFDMMMGRSSDFRVSSKEMVNGINMAREQCAHVVRKETANDALLAELCDYSSGEEVAANLNGNADTSLTPAIYKEIEISGRKNVGSGENTSKSTKGNNMWTDHETLPVGSDSNAGTFAQGMDEHLDEEKTAEMSGGDLCDHISRDGEAADKKPLMVTTERLDMSDTQNEGTPQRNSPSRPSDLCDRIGGAGEAVDKESLMVTAERLDMSNTEYEGTAQSSGPVGLGKQFSDYGEFLKINDAGRGAFTDIASADCEGIGETSNVVTSTELEPGVEAGKFDNLKEGNALELERSTSIASESHISMDVIAAFMKEDVEKVEDDSKLKHSNFDDEKNIIFAFQHVTSKGIAEHSVEELLHENKDDYNVVSKDASKNIEADEAGSVAIGGKICFEKIDDSNNWTEGTLISLKQKLFAESSSGTCRMGSFTDAVSVLHVLFSQVAADHIPPQLLTGSDASASFTNWELNLIQGKTEHDQVESDEEALKDNLISNDSEHTTKVNKNVEEISFNNWEANLIQVNGEQEQVEESDGEALKDSLISNDAEHTVWVNKNVEEILFTDREVNLILGNGEQHQVEESDGVALKDNSIINDPLDEHGAETSISNNTFDDAPQDLKVDNISYPEIQNTCETGLGAIDKVSSVTPSKMDILEEVGIGGTLQPVIPVEASPETAKCTQQKTSLSCSKPEQKVSSEQLVFDDTYCSLPEITSVRSVVQKNGPVSCGRFVPQLYCKDMSNYGGEETTCNNRGSNPTEQGEFHREDYDVLIAQNVGSEEATEALNDATDDTSLETNRSDPREVAMEQANEHPDEVNESALMTGLDCPTQNQQSCQRERESHAIETEAAHCFHKLDVGVFSKEIVDFGNGIVTSPFKCQRDVDSPAGSSFSASQHHITENDAWELNLFFGENEQDENQTSDTRFLLTNLKNEDAGKVEENIVVTEQATVQVAEEQQGELGQVMDEKIEEANHRFFTILDELNFEDSEGSKKQDCVPLEVDSIQECINCENHENKSVNTEHSYDSAEKEIWIDVAEVNACHDAVSSEQRVESDPIYPKQHENENLSGEEVGVTKDLSLDVSSKPDAPILDHSPEITNSAISKEIAVGDDQTRQMKLPSPQKTTRAEEEESHSSDAKQLNTSMVKGKISKTGFVQATPRKMVTYTGMKENLASIKREQRGNMTAPNALLKRRALGNLRNN; translated from the exons ATGGAGAAACTTGACGTGGATGATCCATCATGCAGATCTACAGATGATGGTGCAGATTCtg GGTTGGAGAAAGGACTTGAAAGAAAAGAACTGGGAGAAGACTTACGCTTAGAAAGTCGCGATGTCAATGATTGTTCAACTGAAGTTGATAGAACATTTGCTATGGAGGATAGTATCTGTGATCTAGAAAATACTGGACAGAACATTACAGCAAATAACAATGAGTATGAAGAGGCACCTTGTGAGGATAGAGCATCACCAGCTGCTGGTGAAGAGATGGTCAGTTTGAGCACTGAAATAATCTTACAGGAGAATGGTGATGTCCTCACCGAAGCTGCTGAAGAGAAACAAAATCTTATTTCAGAGGGAAACTCTGGCGATGTTTGTCAGGTTTCTAGAGGAACACGCAAACATGAACTTTTAGATGGAGAAGGAACCTGTCCGAGTGTCCCAGAACAAGGCACCGATGAAGGTGAAAATTGTTCTGCAGCCACTGTACCTTCACAAT CCACTGGTATTGGCAAGCAAAGATTGTCCTTTTCTTCAGGTGATTCCTCTATGGGCAGGAACATACTACAtcaag atGAGAAATCAACAACAAAGAGTAATTCAAGTTGTAAGGATGGCAAGCATGTTCTGGAGGAAAAGGAAGCTGCTTCAGATGCTTTGCCACAATCTTCTCTGAAGGAATTGCAAGATAAAAAGGAGGATAATATTGCAATAACAATAGAAACTGAAGTCACCTTGCACAGTGACAGTGACATAGTATCAACTGGAGTGAATGCTTCACCGATGCTTTCTGAGGAGCTCAGTTGTTACAATGAGATGATTGCAAAAATAAACTGCAGCATTGATGCTACCGTTGATGCGCCTATTAGCAAGTTCAATGAAACTGTTATGGATATGAACAGTGGCCGAGGCATGGATGAAGAGTCGGATGTTGAACAATGTGAAACTAAGGGAGAAGAATCAGGATGCGATGTAGTAACTGAGAACGGTGATGACAGTGGTTGCCAGAAGGTGTCTGCAAAGGTAAATGCCAACGCTGACTCCTGTTTAGTTCATTTGGTTTCTGAAGGAACTGAAGGTTTTGAAGGGAAAACATTTGATATGATGATGGGCCGTTCTAGTGACTTCCGTGTATCAAGTAAAGAGATGGTCAATGGTATAAATATGGCTAGAGAACAGTGCGCTCACGTTGTCAGGAAGGAAACTGCAAATGATGCTCTCTTAGCTGAGCTTTGTGATTACAGCAGCGGCGAGGAGGTGGCTGCCAATCTGAATGGCAATGCTGATACAAGTCTGACTCCAGCCATttataaagaaattgaaatttcagGACGAAAGAATGTTGGATCGGGCGAAAACACTTCTAAGAGCACAAAAGGAAATAATATGTGGACAGACCACGAAACCTTACCTGTAGGTAGTGATTCCAATGCTGGCACTTTTGCACAAGGTATGGATGAGCACTtagatgaagagaaaactgcAGAAATGAGTGGTGGTGATCTCTGTGATCATATCAGTAGAGATGGTGAAGCAGCTGACAAAAAACCACTAATGGTAACAACCGAAAGATTGGACATGTCAGACACACAAAATGAAGGAACTCCACAACGAAATAGTCCTTCACGGCCCAGTGATCTTTGTGATCGTATCGGTGGAGCTGGTGAAGCAGTTGACAAAGAATCATTAATGGTGACAGCTGAAAGATTGGACATGTCGAACACAGAATATGAAGGAACTGCACAATCAAGTGGTCCTGTGGGGCTTGGTAAGCAGTTTTCAGATTATGGCgagtttttgaaaattaatgatGCTGGTCGCGGTGCTTTCACTGACATTGCATCTGCAGATTGTGAGGGTATTGGTGAAACATCAAATGTAGTCACGAGCACCGAGCTTGAACCCGGAGTTGAGGCTGGTAAATTTGATAATCTCAAAGAGGGGAATGCTTTAGAGCTAGAAAGAAGTACTTCCATTGCTTCAGAAAGCCATATCTCTATGGATGTCATAGCTGCTTTTATGAAGGAAGACGTTGAAAAGGTGGAGGATGATTCGAAGTTGAAGCATAGCAACTTTGATGATGAGAAGAACATCATTTTTGCTTTCCAACATGTTACTTCGAAGGGCATTGCGGAGCACTCAGTTGAGGAACTTCTTCATGAGAATAAAGATGATTATAATGTTGTATCAAAGGATGCCAGCAAGAACATTGAAGCAGATGAAGCTGGGTCGGTGGCCATTGGTGGAAAGATTTGTTTTGAGAAAATTGACGACAGCAACAACTGGACTGAAGGAACGCTGatttctttaaaacaaaaattatttgccGAGTCATCTTCTGGAACATGCAGAATGGGTTCATTTACTGATGCTGTCTCAGTGCTGcatgttttattttctcaag TAGCAGCAGACCATATACCCCCACAGCTTCTCACTGGATCTGATGCATCTGCCTCGTTCACCAACTGGGAATTGAATTTGATTCAAGGGAAGACAGAACATGATCAAGTTGAATCTGACGAGGAAGCCTTGAAAGACAATTTGATAAGCAACGATTCTGAGCATACTACAAAGGTGAACAAAAATGTTGAAGAAATCTCGTTCAACAACTGGGAAGCGAATTTGATCCAAGTGAATGGAGAACAAGAGCAAGTTGAAGAATCTGACGGGGAAGCCTTGAAAGACAGTTTGATAAGCAACGATGCTGAGCATACAGTATGGGTGAACAAAAATGTTGAAGAAATCCTGTTCACCGACCGAGAAGTGAATTTGATCTTAGGGAATGGAGAACAACATCAAGTTGAAGAATCTGATGGAGTAGCCTTGAAAGACAATTCAATAATCAACGATCCTTTAGATGAGCATGGAGCAGAGACAAGCATAAGCAACAATACTTTCGATGATGCTCCTCAAGACTTAAAAGTAGACAATATCTCCTATCCTGAAATTCAAAACACATGTGAAACAGGATTGGGTGCAATAGACAAAGTTAGCTCAGTAACCCCTTCAAAGATGGACATCTTAGAGGAAGTCGGTATTGGAGGGACTTTGCAACCAGTTATTCCAGTTGAGGCATCACCTGAAACGGCTAAATGTACGCAACAAAAAACATCTTTAAGCTGCAGCAAACCAGAACAGAAAGTGTCTTCAGAACAACTAGTATTTGATGATACCTATTGTAGCTTACCTGAAATCACTTCAGTTCGTTCAGTTGTACAGAAAAATGGTCCCGTGTCTTGTG GCAGGTTTGTACCACaattatattgtaaagatatgAGCAATTACGGAGGAGAAGAAACAACTTGCAATAACAGAG GAAGCAATCCCACAGAGCAGGGTGAATTCCACAGAGAGGACTATGACGTTTTAATAGCACAAAATGTCGGATCTGAGGAAGCTACAGAAGCTTTAAATGATGCTACAGACGATACCAGCTTAGAAACTAATCGAAGCGATCCTCGGGAAGTTGCAATGGAGCAAGCCAATGAGCACCCAGATGAAGTAAATGAATCAGCTCTCATGACTGGCCTTGATTGTCCAACTCAAAATCAGCAGTCatgtcagagagagagagaaagccaCGCCATAGAGACTGAGGCAGCACATTGCTTTCATAAGCTTGATGTTGGTGTTTTCTCCAAGGAGATCGTAGACTTTGGAAATGGCATTGTGACTTCTCCATTCAAATGCCAGAGAGATGTTGATTCCCCTGCTGGTTCTTCATTCAGTGCATCCCAACATCACATAACAGAAAATGATGCCTGGGagctgaatttattttttggagaGAACGAACAAGATGAGAATCAAACATCAGATACACGGTTCTTGCTCACCAATTTGAAAAACGAGGATGCAGGGAAGGTGGAAGAAAATATAGTTGTTACTGAACAAGCCACTGTTCAAGTTGCTGAGGAGCAACAAGGTGAACTAGGGCAAGTAATGGATGAGAAAATTGAAGAGGCAAACCACAGATTCTTCACTATTTTAGATGAGCTCAACTTTGAAGATTCCGAAGGTTCAAAGAAGCAAGATTGTGTTCCCCTCGAGGTTGATAGCATTCAAGAGTGTATTAACTGTGAGAATCATGAAAACAAGTCTGTGAATACCGAGCATTCTTATGATTCCGCGGAAAAAGAAATCTGGATAGATGTTGCTGAGGTGAATGCTTGTCATGATGCTGTTTCATCAGAGCAAAGGGTGGAATCCGATCCAATCTACCCGAAAcaacatgaaaatgaaaaccTCAGTGGCGAAGAAGTTGGAGTAACAAAGGACTTGAGTTTGGATGTGTCGTCCAAACCAGATGCACCCATATTGGATCATTCTCCGGAAATCACCAATTCAGCTATTAGCAAAG AAATTGCTGTTGGCGATGACCAGACACGTCAAATGAAGTTGCCATCTCCTCAAAAGACAACACgtgcagaagaagaagaaagccatAGCTCGGATGCGAAACAGCTGAACACTTCAATGGTTAAAGGGAAGATCAGTAAAACTGGTTTTGTTCAAGCTACTCCCCGGAAGATGGTTACTTATACCGGCATGAAAGAAAACCTGGCAAGTATCAAGAGGGAGCAACGTGGTAATATGACAGCTCCGAACGCATTATTAAAGAGGCGGGCTCTGGGGAATCTCAGAAACAATTAG
- the LOC118061817 gene encoding uncharacterized protein isoform X6, with amino-acid sequence MEKLDVDDPSCRSTDDGADSGLEKGLERKELGEDLRLESRDVNDCSTEVDRTFAMEDSICDLENTGQNITANNNEYEEAPCEDRASPAAGEEMVSLSTEIILQENGDVLTEAAEEKQNLISEGNSGDVCQVSRGTRKHELLDGEGTCPSVPEQGTDEATGIGKQRLSFSSGDSSMGRNILHQDEKSTTKSNSSCKDGKHVLEEKEAASDALPQSSLKELQDKKEDNIAITIETEVTLHSDSDIVSTGVNASPMLSEELSCYNEMIAKINCSIDATVDAPISKFNETVMDMNSGRGMDEESDVEQCETKGEESGCDVVTENGDDSGCQKVSAKVNANADSCLVHLVSEGTEGFEGKTFDMMMGRSSDFRVSSKEMVNGINMAREQCAHVVRKETANDALLAELCDYSSGEEVAANLNGNADTSLTPAIYKEIEISGRKNVGSGENTSKSTKGNNMWTDHETLPVGSDSNAGTFAQGMDEHLDEEKTAEMSGGDLCDHISRDGEAADKKPLMVTTERLDMSDTQNEGTPQRNSPSRPSDLCDRIGGAGEAVDKESLMVTAERLDMSNTEYEGTAQSSGPVGLGKQFSDYGEFLKINDAGRGAFTDIASADCEGIGETSNVVTSTELEPGVEAGKFDNLKEGNALELERSTSIASESHISMDVIAAFMKEDVEKVEDDSKLKHSNFDDEKNIIFAFQHVTSKGIAEHSVEELLHENKDDYNVVSKDASKNIEADEAGSVAIGGKICFEKIDDSNNWTEGTLISLKQKLFAESSSGTCRMGSFTDAVSVLHVLFSQVAADHIPPQLLTGSDASASFTNWELNLIQGKTEHDQVESDEEALKDNLISNDSEHTTKVNKNVEEISFNNWEANLIQVNGEQEQVEESDGEALKDSLISNDAEHTVWVNKNVEEILFTDREVNLILGNGEQHQVEESDGVALKDNSIINDPLDEHGAETSISNNTFDDAPQDLKVDNISYPEIQNTCETGLGAIDKVSSVTPSKMDILEEVGIGGTLQPVIPVEASPETAKCTQQKTSLSCSKPEQKVSSEQLVFDDTYCSLPEITSVRSVVQKNGPVSCEGRFVPQLYCKDMSNYGGEETTCNNRGSNPTEQGEFHREDYDVLIAQNVGSEEATEALNDATDDTSLETNRSDPREVAMEQANEHPDEVNESALMTGLDCPTQNQQSCQRERESHAIETEAAHCFHKLDVGVFSKEIVDFGNGIVTSPFKCQRDVDSPAGSSFSASQHHITENDAWELNLFFGENEQDENQTSDTRFLLTNLKNEDAGKVEENIVVTEQATVQVAEEQQGELGQVMDEKIEEANHRFFTILDELNFEDSEGSKKQDCVPLEVDSIQECINCENHENKSVNTEHSYDSAEKEIWIDVAEVNACHDAVSSEQRVESDPIYPKQHENENLSGEEVGVTKDLSLDVSSKPDAPILDHSPEITNSAISKEIAVGDDQTRQMKLPSPQKTTRAEEEESHSSDAKQLNTSMVKGKISKTGFVQATPRKMVTYTGMKENLASIKREQRGNMTAPNALLKRRALGNLRNN; translated from the exons ATGGAGAAACTTGACGTGGATGATCCATCATGCAGATCTACAGATGATGGTGCAGATTCtg GGTTGGAGAAAGGACTTGAAAGAAAAGAACTGGGAGAAGACTTACGCTTAGAAAGTCGCGATGTCAATGATTGTTCAACTGAAGTTGATAGAACATTTGCTATGGAGGATAGTATCTGTGATCTAGAAAATACTGGACAGAACATTACAGCAAATAACAATGAGTATGAAGAGGCACCTTGTGAGGATAGAGCATCACCAGCTGCTGGTGAAGAGATGGTCAGTTTGAGCACTGAAATAATCTTACAGGAGAATGGTGATGTCCTCACCGAAGCTGCTGAAGAGAAACAAAATCTTATTTCAGAGGGAAACTCTGGCGATGTTTGTCAGGTTTCTAGAGGAACACGCAAACATGAACTTTTAGATGGAGAAGGAACCTGTCCGAGTGTCCCAGAACAAGGCACCGATGAAG CCACTGGTATTGGCAAGCAAAGATTGTCCTTTTCTTCAGGTGATTCCTCTATGGGCAGGAACATACTACAtcaag atGAGAAATCAACAACAAAGAGTAATTCAAGTTGTAAGGATGGCAAGCATGTTCTGGAGGAAAAGGAAGCTGCTTCAGATGCTTTGCCACAATCTTCTCTGAAGGAATTGCAAGATAAAAAGGAGGATAATATTGCAATAACAATAGAAACTGAAGTCACCTTGCACAGTGACAGTGACATAGTATCAACTGGAGTGAATGCTTCACCGATGCTTTCTGAGGAGCTCAGTTGTTACAATGAGATGATTGCAAAAATAAACTGCAGCATTGATGCTACCGTTGATGCGCCTATTAGCAAGTTCAATGAAACTGTTATGGATATGAACAGTGGCCGAGGCATGGATGAAGAGTCGGATGTTGAACAATGTGAAACTAAGGGAGAAGAATCAGGATGCGATGTAGTAACTGAGAACGGTGATGACAGTGGTTGCCAGAAGGTGTCTGCAAAGGTAAATGCCAACGCTGACTCCTGTTTAGTTCATTTGGTTTCTGAAGGAACTGAAGGTTTTGAAGGGAAAACATTTGATATGATGATGGGCCGTTCTAGTGACTTCCGTGTATCAAGTAAAGAGATGGTCAATGGTATAAATATGGCTAGAGAACAGTGCGCTCACGTTGTCAGGAAGGAAACTGCAAATGATGCTCTCTTAGCTGAGCTTTGTGATTACAGCAGCGGCGAGGAGGTGGCTGCCAATCTGAATGGCAATGCTGATACAAGTCTGACTCCAGCCATttataaagaaattgaaatttcagGACGAAAGAATGTTGGATCGGGCGAAAACACTTCTAAGAGCACAAAAGGAAATAATATGTGGACAGACCACGAAACCTTACCTGTAGGTAGTGATTCCAATGCTGGCACTTTTGCACAAGGTATGGATGAGCACTtagatgaagagaaaactgcAGAAATGAGTGGTGGTGATCTCTGTGATCATATCAGTAGAGATGGTGAAGCAGCTGACAAAAAACCACTAATGGTAACAACCGAAAGATTGGACATGTCAGACACACAAAATGAAGGAACTCCACAACGAAATAGTCCTTCACGGCCCAGTGATCTTTGTGATCGTATCGGTGGAGCTGGTGAAGCAGTTGACAAAGAATCATTAATGGTGACAGCTGAAAGATTGGACATGTCGAACACAGAATATGAAGGAACTGCACAATCAAGTGGTCCTGTGGGGCTTGGTAAGCAGTTTTCAGATTATGGCgagtttttgaaaattaatgatGCTGGTCGCGGTGCTTTCACTGACATTGCATCTGCAGATTGTGAGGGTATTGGTGAAACATCAAATGTAGTCACGAGCACCGAGCTTGAACCCGGAGTTGAGGCTGGTAAATTTGATAATCTCAAAGAGGGGAATGCTTTAGAGCTAGAAAGAAGTACTTCCATTGCTTCAGAAAGCCATATCTCTATGGATGTCATAGCTGCTTTTATGAAGGAAGACGTTGAAAAGGTGGAGGATGATTCGAAGTTGAAGCATAGCAACTTTGATGATGAGAAGAACATCATTTTTGCTTTCCAACATGTTACTTCGAAGGGCATTGCGGAGCACTCAGTTGAGGAACTTCTTCATGAGAATAAAGATGATTATAATGTTGTATCAAAGGATGCCAGCAAGAACATTGAAGCAGATGAAGCTGGGTCGGTGGCCATTGGTGGAAAGATTTGTTTTGAGAAAATTGACGACAGCAACAACTGGACTGAAGGAACGCTGatttctttaaaacaaaaattatttgccGAGTCATCTTCTGGAACATGCAGAATGGGTTCATTTACTGATGCTGTCTCAGTGCTGcatgttttattttctcaag TAGCAGCAGACCATATACCCCCACAGCTTCTCACTGGATCTGATGCATCTGCCTCGTTCACCAACTGGGAATTGAATTTGATTCAAGGGAAGACAGAACATGATCAAGTTGAATCTGACGAGGAAGCCTTGAAAGACAATTTGATAAGCAACGATTCTGAGCATACTACAAAGGTGAACAAAAATGTTGAAGAAATCTCGTTCAACAACTGGGAAGCGAATTTGATCCAAGTGAATGGAGAACAAGAGCAAGTTGAAGAATCTGACGGGGAAGCCTTGAAAGACAGTTTGATAAGCAACGATGCTGAGCATACAGTATGGGTGAACAAAAATGTTGAAGAAATCCTGTTCACCGACCGAGAAGTGAATTTGATCTTAGGGAATGGAGAACAACATCAAGTTGAAGAATCTGATGGAGTAGCCTTGAAAGACAATTCAATAATCAACGATCCTTTAGATGAGCATGGAGCAGAGACAAGCATAAGCAACAATACTTTCGATGATGCTCCTCAAGACTTAAAAGTAGACAATATCTCCTATCCTGAAATTCAAAACACATGTGAAACAGGATTGGGTGCAATAGACAAAGTTAGCTCAGTAACCCCTTCAAAGATGGACATCTTAGAGGAAGTCGGTATTGGAGGGACTTTGCAACCAGTTATTCCAGTTGAGGCATCACCTGAAACGGCTAAATGTACGCAACAAAAAACATCTTTAAGCTGCAGCAAACCAGAACAGAAAGTGTCTTCAGAACAACTAGTATTTGATGATACCTATTGTAGCTTACCTGAAATCACTTCAGTTCGTTCAGTTGTACAGAAAAATGGTCCCGTGTCTTGTG AAGGCAGGTTTGTACCACaattatattgtaaagatatgAGCAATTACGGAGGAGAAGAAACAACTTGCAATAACAGAG GAAGCAATCCCACAGAGCAGGGTGAATTCCACAGAGAGGACTATGACGTTTTAATAGCACAAAATGTCGGATCTGAGGAAGCTACAGAAGCTTTAAATGATGCTACAGACGATACCAGCTTAGAAACTAATCGAAGCGATCCTCGGGAAGTTGCAATGGAGCAAGCCAATGAGCACCCAGATGAAGTAAATGAATCAGCTCTCATGACTGGCCTTGATTGTCCAACTCAAAATCAGCAGTCatgtcagagagagagagaaagccaCGCCATAGAGACTGAGGCAGCACATTGCTTTCATAAGCTTGATGTTGGTGTTTTCTCCAAGGAGATCGTAGACTTTGGAAATGGCATTGTGACTTCTCCATTCAAATGCCAGAGAGATGTTGATTCCCCTGCTGGTTCTTCATTCAGTGCATCCCAACATCACATAACAGAAAATGATGCCTGGGagctgaatttattttttggagaGAACGAACAAGATGAGAATCAAACATCAGATACACGGTTCTTGCTCACCAATTTGAAAAACGAGGATGCAGGGAAGGTGGAAGAAAATATAGTTGTTACTGAACAAGCCACTGTTCAAGTTGCTGAGGAGCAACAAGGTGAACTAGGGCAAGTAATGGATGAGAAAATTGAAGAGGCAAACCACAGATTCTTCACTATTTTAGATGAGCTCAACTTTGAAGATTCCGAAGGTTCAAAGAAGCAAGATTGTGTTCCCCTCGAGGTTGATAGCATTCAAGAGTGTATTAACTGTGAGAATCATGAAAACAAGTCTGTGAATACCGAGCATTCTTATGATTCCGCGGAAAAAGAAATCTGGATAGATGTTGCTGAGGTGAATGCTTGTCATGATGCTGTTTCATCAGAGCAAAGGGTGGAATCCGATCCAATCTACCCGAAAcaacatgaaaatgaaaaccTCAGTGGCGAAGAAGTTGGAGTAACAAAGGACTTGAGTTTGGATGTGTCGTCCAAACCAGATGCACCCATATTGGATCATTCTCCGGAAATCACCAATTCAGCTATTAGCAAAG AAATTGCTGTTGGCGATGACCAGACACGTCAAATGAAGTTGCCATCTCCTCAAAAGACAACACgtgcagaagaagaagaaagccatAGCTCGGATGCGAAACAGCTGAACACTTCAATGGTTAAAGGGAAGATCAGTAAAACTGGTTTTGTTCAAGCTACTCCCCGGAAGATGGTTACTTATACCGGCATGAAAGAAAACCTGGCAAGTATCAAGAGGGAGCAACGTGGTAATATGACAGCTCCGAACGCATTATTAAAGAGGCGGGCTCTGGGGAATCTCAGAAACAATTAG